A portion of the Granulosicoccus antarcticus IMCC3135 genome contains these proteins:
- a CDS encoding putative bifunctional diguanylate cyclase/phosphodiesterase produces MKSITYPLSLLNTPVWLFDIDRLRIVWANTAAVSLWNASTLYELQQRDMADGISRTVLERLNQHYDDLTGNLTSVAEHWTFYPRGRPCSFECFINALDAPEGERWLLVNASSEDKASDSDTLYRSSALLHTSVSISVFDRHGMLKYLNPAARRMLGANLLTLPERFVDRQDWHLARDKLTQMAETHIEAQMVTANGTAWHSMTLELCPDPVTGNSSILMSEQDVSDRREAQLRVHQLAYSDTLTGLPNRTSWLNKLTERLDIADDTQQRLGILFVDLDRFKLINDTLGHAVGDKLLVAVARRLSGCVDGDQYLARLGGDEFTLLIKENTAEDHSTEMAMRIVKSLAAPMNIDGHVLSVTPSIGISLYPEHGSDANQLMQQADLAMYAAKESGGGVRVFQPRMTTQIQRRLLIENQLREAIDKKILQVYYQPKLHTSDGHVIGMEALIRWEHPTLGWVSPTDFIAVAEETGMIGEITQLVLYEAMRQQTRWAAEGYEVSVAVNVSPVEFRQGDFVAIVREALSVTGCCSKFVELEITESMLMADSSTIQTILASLTSLGVRLSIDDFGSGYSNLGYLQKFPLDSLKIDRTFLSDGEISPVIDMIIGIARTLCLTVVAEGVETIEQREFLIAHGCDQLQGFLFAKPLQELHATQFLKTYAEPGNRWSHRAIVST; encoded by the coding sequence ATGAAGTCCATTACATACCCGCTATCGCTGTTGAACACGCCTGTCTGGCTGTTTGATATAGATCGACTGCGTATCGTATGGGCAAACACCGCGGCGGTATCGTTGTGGAATGCCTCGACCCTGTATGAGCTGCAGCAGCGAGACATGGCTGATGGAATCTCACGAACAGTTCTTGAGCGCCTGAACCAGCACTATGATGACCTGACGGGCAACCTGACAAGCGTTGCGGAGCACTGGACATTCTATCCCAGAGGGCGACCGTGTTCCTTTGAATGTTTTATCAATGCTTTAGACGCACCTGAAGGTGAGCGTTGGCTGCTGGTCAATGCTTCCAGTGAAGACAAGGCATCCGATTCGGATACCTTGTACAGAAGCAGCGCTCTGCTACACACCTCGGTCAGTATCTCGGTGTTCGATCGACATGGCATGCTCAAGTATTTGAATCCGGCTGCGCGTCGCATGCTAGGCGCCAATTTACTGACTTTACCTGAGCGGTTTGTCGACAGACAGGATTGGCACCTGGCGCGTGACAAACTGACTCAAATGGCAGAGACACATATTGAAGCTCAGATGGTTACGGCCAACGGTACCGCCTGGCACAGCATGACTCTGGAGCTATGTCCGGACCCTGTTACGGGCAATAGTTCCATTCTCATGAGCGAGCAGGATGTATCCGATAGACGCGAAGCACAGCTGCGTGTTCATCAGCTTGCCTATAGCGACACACTGACAGGATTGCCGAATCGCACTTCCTGGCTGAACAAACTGACTGAGCGACTTGATATCGCTGATGATACTCAGCAACGATTGGGTATCCTGTTTGTCGATCTGGACCGCTTCAAACTGATCAACGATACGCTGGGACATGCTGTAGGCGATAAACTGCTTGTTGCGGTTGCCAGACGTCTGAGTGGTTGTGTTGATGGCGATCAGTATCTTGCTCGGTTGGGAGGAGACGAATTCACGCTTTTGATCAAGGAGAATACCGCCGAAGATCATTCGACGGAGATGGCCATGCGAATAGTGAAATCACTGGCTGCGCCGATGAACATAGACGGTCATGTGTTGTCCGTGACGCCCAGTATCGGTATCAGTCTGTACCCCGAACATGGATCTGATGCCAACCAGTTGATGCAGCAAGCGGATCTGGCCATGTACGCGGCTAAAGAATCAGGGGGTGGAGTACGCGTATTTCAGCCTCGCATGACCACGCAGATTCAGAGACGGTTGCTTATCGAAAATCAATTGCGAGAAGCGATCGACAAGAAGATTTTGCAGGTCTACTACCAGCCTAAACTGCATACCAGCGACGGCCATGTCATTGGTATGGAGGCCTTGATACGATGGGAACATCCGACATTGGGATGGGTCTCACCTACGGATTTTATTGCCGTTGCCGAGGAGACCGGCATGATCGGAGAAATCACACAGCTAGTGCTTTATGAAGCCATGCGCCAGCAAACACGGTGGGCGGCTGAGGGTTATGAAGTTTCGGTAGCCGTCAATGTTTCGCCGGTTGAATTCCGCCAAGGAGATTTTGTAGCAATAGTTCGCGAAGCCTTGTCGGTAACAGGGTGTTGCTCAAAATTTGTAGAGTTGGAAATAACCGAATCGATGCTGATGGCCGATAGCAGCACCATTCAGACAATTCTGGCTAGCCTGACCTCATTGGGAGTCAGACTCAGTATCGATGATTTTGGTTCGGGTTACAGCAACCTGGGTTATCTGCAAAAATTTCCGTTGGATAGCCTCAAGATCGACCGTACCTTTCTCAGCGATGGCGAGATCTCACCGGTGATCGATATGATTATCGGAATCGCCAGAACGCTCTGTCTGACGGTGGTTGCCGAAGGTGTGGAAACCATTGAGCAGCGCGAATTTCTGATCGCGCATGGTTGTGATCAATTACAGGGCTTTCTGTTTGCCAAGCCTTTGCAAGAACTACATGCTACACAATTTCTGAAGACCTATGCCGAGCCTGGCAACAGGTGGTCGCACAGAGCCATTGTAAGTACATAG
- a CDS encoding methyltransferase — protein MTFKLAEIVAAKEPLSMHHSVSATPLQSETDSEIFDNTVNLVPDATQTCQIVRSSYLVERLFKTPENNLFNYVKFQLVNDHIKALGLHTPRLMDIGCGLQVAKRFLSALNPGIRYFGIDYESTFVPDAVVDLNEPGALETPMDWSPNVVMLLDVLEHLHEDSDDLSEVVKHVAVTMPEDAQVIITVPQLYRLDRLKLPHLHYPEHKIRLTQAEWRAIIEKHFDILDVQGVGYLSVLPYLPMFSRHYKADNRLGRLFSHLRSHTFEKSWLKPADLFLSRTLGKIPLFKTLSNDILFVAKPRKSSRISN, from the coding sequence GTGACTTTCAAACTGGCAGAAATAGTTGCTGCCAAGGAACCACTAAGCATGCATCATTCTGTAAGCGCCACCCCCCTCCAATCCGAAACTGATTCTGAGATTTTCGATAACACCGTTAACCTGGTACCCGATGCAACTCAGACCTGTCAAATCGTTCGTTCAAGCTATCTTGTCGAACGTTTGTTCAAGACGCCGGAAAACAATCTGTTCAATTACGTCAAGTTTCAACTGGTCAACGACCATATAAAAGCACTGGGACTGCACACGCCCAGACTCATGGACATTGGCTGTGGTTTACAGGTAGCCAAGCGTTTTCTAAGTGCATTGAACCCTGGTATACGATACTTTGGCATCGACTATGAAAGCACCTTCGTACCAGACGCCGTAGTCGACCTCAACGAGCCAGGTGCTCTTGAGACCCCCATGGATTGGAGTCCGAATGTTGTCATGTTACTGGACGTGCTGGAACACCTGCACGAGGATAGCGATGACTTGAGCGAGGTTGTCAAACATGTGGCCGTTACCATGCCCGAAGATGCACAAGTAATCATTACCGTGCCTCAGCTCTATCGTCTTGATCGCCTCAAATTACCTCATCTGCATTATCCCGAACACAAGATCCGGCTAACCCAGGCTGAATGGCGTGCAATCATAGAAAAGCACTTTGATATTCTCGATGTTCAGGGAGTCGGCTACCTTTCAGTACTCCCCTACCTACCCATGTTCTCTCGTCATTATAAAGCCGACAATAGACTGGGCCGTCTGTTCAGTCATCTGCGCTCACACACGTTCGAAAAAAGCTGGTTGAAGCCTGCAGACCTTTTTCTGTCACGCACACTGGGCAAGATTCCTCTGTTCAAGACCCTGTCCAATGACATCCTGTTTGTTGCCAAACCCCGTAAAAGCAGCAGGATAAGCAACTGA
- a CDS encoding DUF938 domain-containing protein: MSLTNQKPYAPSAERNKQFILETLKDELISDDVVLEFGSGTGQHLSHFAAHLPDVTWQPTDLADKLPGIQQWIAESGCQNILAPLELDLSCTQNPDIKVSVCYSANTLHIVSWSLVGQLFRRAASLLGNTGKLCIYGPYKFNGQHISEGNQQFDLQLRSSDPDSGIRDTGELDQLAIENGFSAARVISLPANNHLLIWGRSRE, translated from the coding sequence ATGTCATTAACTAACCAGAAGCCTTACGCACCTTCCGCCGAGCGCAACAAGCAATTCATTCTAGAGACGTTGAAGGATGAACTGATATCCGACGATGTCGTGCTCGAATTTGGAAGTGGGACTGGCCAGCACCTCAGTCACTTTGCAGCTCACCTGCCTGACGTTACCTGGCAGCCCACTGACCTGGCTGACAAGTTACCGGGCATTCAGCAATGGATAGCCGAGTCGGGTTGCCAGAATATTCTGGCACCTTTGGAACTGGATCTGAGCTGTACACAAAACCCGGATATCAAGGTATCCGTTTGCTATAGCGCCAATACCTTGCATATTGTCAGCTGGTCGCTGGTAGGGCAATTGTTCAGGCGTGCAGCCAGCTTGCTGGGTAATACAGGCAAGCTGTGTATTTACGGCCCTTACAAGTTCAACGGCCAGCATATCAGTGAGGGCAATCAGCAATTCGACCTTCAATTAAGAAGCTCCGATCCGGACAGCGGCATACGTGATACAGGCGAACTTGATCAACTGGCCATCGAAAACGGATTCAGCGCAGCACGTGTAATCAGCCTGCCTGCCAACAACCATCTACTGATCTGGGGACGTTCTCGTGAGTAA
- a CDS encoding PrkA family serine protein kinase, whose product MKLFEAYRETYAKARDEEMSLLEYLELCREDPLAYASASERMLAAIGEPEFLDTRNDPRLSRIYSNRIIRRYPAFREFYGMEEAISQIVSYFTHAAQGLEERKQVLYLLGPVGGGKSSIAERLKSLMEEHPIYALKGSPINESPLGLFNPVREAEELEEEYKIPKRYLTGIMSPWAIKRMAEFDGDLTQFRVVRVQPSVLRQVAIAKTEPGDENNQDISSLVGKVDIRQLESFSQDDPDAYSYSGGLCQSNQGMLEFVEMFKAPIKMLHPLLTATQEGNYKGTEGFSAMPYQGMILAHSNESEWRTFRNNRNNEAFLDRIYIVKVPYCLQVSEEVQIYEKLLANSSLAEAACAPGTLDMMAQFSVLSRLVDPENSNIFTKMRVYDGENLKDVEPNAKSVQEYRDFAGIDEGMSGISTRFAYKVLSSVFNYDQDEVAANPVHLMYVLEQRLLREQLPDDVQQRYVEFIKAYLSPKYAEFIGKEIQTAYLESYAEYGQNIFDRYVTYADYWIQDEDYRDPETGESFDRSQLNDELEKIEKPAGIANPKDFRNEIVNFVLRARANNTGKNPSWTSYEKLREVIEKKMFSNTEELLPVISFNAKSSNDERNKHDSFVERMIAKGYTEKQVRLLCEWYLRVRKSQ is encoded by the coding sequence GTGAAACTGTTTGAAGCCTATCGAGAGACCTATGCCAAGGCTCGCGATGAAGAGATGTCTCTACTGGAGTATCTCGAACTGTGCCGGGAAGACCCGCTCGCTTATGCCAGTGCTTCCGAGCGCATGCTGGCTGCCATCGGTGAACCAGAATTCCTGGATACCCGCAATGATCCCCGCTTGTCCCGGATTTATTCCAATCGCATCATTCGGCGCTACCCTGCCTTTCGCGAGTTCTATGGAATGGAGGAGGCGATATCCCAGATTGTTTCCTACTTTACTCATGCCGCTCAAGGCCTGGAGGAGCGCAAACAGGTGCTCTACCTGCTCGGTCCTGTCGGTGGCGGCAAGTCGTCCATAGCCGAACGGCTCAAGTCGCTGATGGAGGAACATCCGATTTATGCATTGAAAGGTTCGCCTATCAATGAGTCACCATTGGGATTGTTCAATCCCGTTCGTGAAGCCGAGGAGTTGGAGGAAGAGTACAAGATTCCAAAGCGATATCTGACTGGCATCATGAGCCCCTGGGCCATCAAGCGCATGGCAGAGTTCGACGGTGATCTGACGCAGTTTCGGGTAGTTCGCGTGCAGCCTTCGGTTCTGCGCCAGGTCGCCATAGCCAAGACAGAACCAGGTGATGAGAACAATCAGGACATCTCATCGCTGGTCGGCAAGGTAGATATAAGGCAGCTTGAATCGTTCTCACAGGACGACCCTGATGCGTACAGCTACTCGGGTGGTTTGTGTCAGTCAAACCAGGGCATGCTTGAATTTGTCGAGATGTTCAAGGCACCCATCAAGATGCTGCATCCGTTGCTGACGGCAACTCAGGAAGGTAATTACAAAGGCACTGAAGGATTTTCCGCCATGCCGTATCAGGGCATGATTCTGGCGCATTCGAACGAATCAGAATGGCGCACCTTTCGTAATAACCGTAATAACGAGGCGTTCCTTGATCGTATCTACATCGTCAAGGTCCCGTATTGCCTGCAGGTGTCCGAAGAGGTTCAGATTTACGAAAAACTGCTTGCCAACAGTTCTCTGGCAGAAGCCGCCTGTGCTCCCGGTACATTGGACATGATGGCGCAATTCTCGGTTCTGTCTCGACTGGTGGATCCTGAAAATTCCAATATATTCACTAAAATGCGAGTGTACGATGGTGAAAATCTGAAGGATGTGGAGCCCAACGCCAAGTCGGTTCAGGAGTATCGCGATTTTGCCGGCATTGATGAAGGCATGAGTGGTATCTCGACACGCTTCGCCTACAAGGTCTTGTCCAGCGTATTCAATTACGACCAGGATGAGGTTGCGGCCAACCCTGTGCACCTGATGTATGTGTTGGAGCAACGCCTGTTGCGTGAACAGTTGCCAGATGATGTACAGCAGCGTTATGTCGAATTCATCAAGGCCTACTTGTCACCAAAATATGCAGAGTTTATCGGTAAGGAAATTCAGACCGCCTATCTGGAGTCCTATGCAGAGTATGGTCAGAATATCTTCGATCGTTATGTGACCTACGCTGATTACTGGATTCAGGATGAGGACTATCGTGATCCGGAAACGGGCGAGAGCTTTGATCGCTCTCAACTCAATGACGAGCTTGAGAAAATCGAGAAACCTGCAGGCATTGCCAATCCGAAGGACTTTCGAAACGAGATTGTCAATTTCGTGCTGCGGGCTCGTGCGAACAACACGGGCAAGAACCCATCGTGGACCAGTTACGAAAAGCTGCGTGAAGTGATCGAGAAGAAGATGTTCTCGAATACCGAAGAGCTGCTGCCGGTTATCTCGTTCAATGCGAAATCATCAAATGATGAGCGCAACAAGCATGACAGTTTTGTTGAGCGAATGATTGCCAAGGGATATACCGAAAAACAGGTCCGTCTCTTGTGCGAGTGGTACCTGCGAGTCAGAAAGTCGCAGTAA
- a CDS encoding YeaH/YhbH family protein has protein sequence MSIIIDRRLNDRNKNAANRARFMRRYKAQIKHAVSDMVAERSIKDVESGGKVKLPARDVSEPHLHHGAGGDREMVLPGNREFNAGDRLKRPEQGGGKGKGDGEGGGEGEDDFTFALSREEFMSLFFDDLELPHLVRTQVGDIKEVKPQRAGYSSQGSPTNLSIVRTMRQALGRRIALQSGAKRRLAEIEALQADSAGAEDDEVDEAELDLLRQRIKRVPFLDDIDLRFRNRIMVPKPMSQAVMFCLMDVSASMDEHRKDLAKRFYILLHLFLSRKYERVEIVFIRHTDNADEVDEQTFFNDRKTGGTVVLSALELMREIIEARYPSEQWNIYGAQASDGDAFGADPERSRGFLEKHLLPLVRHYAYIEVNDREMSRLSTLASTYQRVEAPHFSMVTVREHRDIYPVFRELFTTDDARTVT, from the coding sequence ATGTCCATCATTATCGATAGACGTCTGAATGATCGTAACAAGAACGCGGCTAATCGAGCGCGTTTCATGCGGCGCTACAAGGCACAGATCAAGCACGCTGTGTCGGACATGGTGGCCGAGCGCTCAATCAAGGATGTCGAAAGCGGAGGCAAGGTAAAGCTGCCTGCGCGAGATGTTTCCGAGCCTCACCTGCACCACGGTGCAGGCGGGGATCGGGAAATGGTGTTGCCCGGCAACCGTGAGTTCAACGCGGGTGATCGTCTGAAACGTCCTGAGCAAGGGGGCGGTAAAGGCAAGGGTGATGGTGAAGGAGGGGGCGAAGGTGAAGACGATTTCACATTCGCTCTGTCCCGTGAAGAATTCATGAGTCTGTTTTTCGACGACCTGGAGCTGCCGCACCTGGTGCGTACCCAAGTGGGTGATATCAAGGAAGTGAAGCCGCAGAGAGCTGGCTATTCGTCGCAGGGTTCGCCAACCAATTTGTCAATCGTGCGCACCATGCGACAGGCCCTGGGACGGAGAATCGCACTGCAAAGTGGAGCCAAGCGTCGTCTGGCCGAGATAGAAGCACTGCAGGCGGACAGTGCTGGTGCCGAGGATGATGAGGTGGACGAGGCGGAGTTGGATTTGTTACGCCAGCGAATCAAACGGGTGCCTTTTCTTGATGATATCGATCTTCGATTCCGTAACCGCATCATGGTGCCAAAGCCCATGAGTCAGGCCGTGATGTTCTGTCTGATGGATGTCTCGGCATCGATGGATGAGCACCGTAAGGATCTGGCCAAGCGTTTCTACATACTGTTGCATCTGTTCCTGTCACGTAAGTACGAGCGTGTCGAAATCGTGTTCATCCGTCACACCGATAATGCGGATGAAGTGGATGAACAAACGTTCTTCAACGATCGCAAGACAGGTGGAACCGTGGTGCTCTCTGCACTTGAACTGATGCGAGAGATCATCGAAGCCCGTTATCCATCCGAGCAGTGGAATATCTATGGGGCGCAGGCCTCGGATGGCGATGCCTTTGGAGCTGATCCGGAGCGAAGTCGCGGTTTTCTGGAAAAGCATCTGTTGCCGTTGGTGCGTCATTACGCCTATATCGAAGTGAATGATCGTGAGATGTCTCGACTCTCGACACTGGCCTCGACTTATCAACGGGTCGAAGCACCGCACTTCTCCATGGTCACCGTGCGGGAGCATCGTGATATCTATCCGGTATTCCGAGAGCTGTTCACCACCGATGATGCGAGGACGGTAACATGA
- a CDS encoding SpoVR family protein: MTKREPLSQGPDWNFELLDRYDQAIKEIAVDEFGLDCYPNQIEIIASEQMLDAYASVGMPISYPHWSFGKQFIIQEEQYRKGAQGLAYEIVINSDPCISYLMEENSMPLQGLVIAHACYGHNSFFKGNYLFRQWTSADSIVDYLVFAKNYVRRCEERYGVEAVEDMFDACHALRDFGVSRYHRPPQLSIAEELARQRERDEYEWQRHDEIWSTVPKASTKGKGPKAAGSVEESQENLLYFLEKCSPKLAGWQREIIRIVRKMGQYFYPQGQTKVMNEGWATFWHYTILNRMYDKGLVDDGFMIEVLASHSNVIAQRGFDERGYGGFNPYALGFAMFMDIKRICEDPTDEDRHWFPDIAGTPWLPVLDFAMRNYKDESFIRQYLSPRLIRHFHLFALSDHEGKEYLEVDSIHNEAGYRRVRQLLSDQYNRDGQLPDLQITGFDQDGDRTLTVQHRMHRNRPLSGDADVVLNHLRRLWGFDVRLESVNQDGEVLAEQMYEAS; this comes from the coding sequence ATGACAAAACGCGAACCTTTGTCGCAGGGACCGGACTGGAATTTCGAATTGCTGGATCGCTATGATCAAGCGATCAAGGAAATTGCAGTCGATGAATTCGGTCTGGACTGCTATCCCAATCAGATCGAAATCATAGCCTCCGAGCAGATGCTGGACGCCTATGCCTCGGTCGGAATGCCAATCTCTTATCCGCACTGGTCCTTCGGCAAGCAGTTCATTATTCAAGAGGAGCAGTATCGAAAGGGTGCACAGGGGCTGGCCTATGAAATAGTGATCAATTCCGACCCCTGTATCTCTTATCTGATGGAAGAGAACTCGATGCCATTGCAAGGCCTGGTCATTGCACATGCATGCTACGGTCACAACTCGTTTTTCAAAGGCAATTATCTGTTCCGGCAATGGACCAGCGCTGACTCCATTGTTGATTACCTGGTTTTCGCCAAGAATTATGTCCGGCGTTGCGAGGAGCGATATGGCGTTGAGGCCGTCGAGGACATGTTCGATGCCTGTCATGCATTACGCGATTTTGGGGTGTCACGCTATCACCGCCCACCTCAGTTATCCATTGCCGAAGAGCTGGCACGCCAGCGCGAACGCGATGAATACGAATGGCAACGACACGATGAAATCTGGAGCACCGTTCCTAAAGCGTCTACGAAGGGTAAAGGCCCAAAGGCTGCCGGCAGCGTTGAGGAGTCGCAAGAGAACCTGCTGTATTTTCTGGAAAAGTGTTCGCCTAAACTTGCAGGTTGGCAGCGCGAGATCATTCGCATAGTGCGAAAGATGGGCCAGTACTTCTATCCGCAAGGTCAGACCAAGGTCATGAACGAGGGTTGGGCGACGTTCTGGCACTATACGATTCTTAACCGGATGTACGACAAGGGTCTGGTTGATGATGGGTTCATGATCGAGGTACTGGCCTCCCATTCCAACGTGATTGCACAGCGTGGTTTTGATGAGCGTGGCTACGGCGGGTTCAATCCGTATGCATTGGGATTTGCCATGTTCATGGATATCAAGCGTATTTGTGAAGATCCCACAGATGAGGATCGACACTGGTTTCCGGATATTGCGGGCACGCCCTGGTTGCCAGTGCTTGATTTTGCCATGCGTAACTACAAGGACGAGTCATTTATCCGACAGTATTTGTCACCCAGGCTGATTCGGCATTTTCATCTGTTTGCATTGTCGGACCATGAAGGCAAGGAGTACCTGGAAGTCGACAGTATTCATAATGAAGCGGGTTATCGCCGCGTTCGTCAATTGCTTTCGGATCAGTACAATCGTGATGGTCAGTTGCCGGATTTACAGATTACCGGCTTCGATCAGGATGGTGATCGCACACTTACCGTTCAGCATCGCATGCACCGTAATCGACCGCTGTCAGGTGATGCTGATGTTGTACTGAATCACCTTCGAAGACTGTGGGGATTTGATGTGCGGCTTGAGTCTGTCAATCAGGATGGGGAGGTGCTTGCCGAGCAGATGTACGAGGCCTCGTGA
- a CDS encoding FAD-binding dehydrogenase produces MQQSDAIVVGAGLAGLVAAAELADRGRSVIIVDQEGENSLGGQAFWSLGGLFMIDTPEQRRLKIVDSPELALADWMGSAQFDRQEDYWPRRWAEAYLEFAAGDMRSWLHGMGMRWFPVVGWAERGGSLATGHGNSVPRFHITWGVGPGVIEPFIARVTAHVHSGRIQLKFRHRVSQLDMTDGVVVGVSGEQLAVDTVERGQQSSRDVIADFSLQASSVIVSSGGIGGNLDLVRQNWPVDRLGVAPASMISGVPAYVDGRMHGIAKSAGAGLINTDRMWHYTEGVKNWDPIWPAHGIRVLPGPSSLWFDAFGNRLSAPCLPGFDTNFTLKRILASGKDYSWFVLTQKIIEKEFALSGSEQNPDLRSKKWLEVIKARLGRGATDAVEAFKREGEDFIVTDTLDELVAGMNRCAGNQLLNVESMRQQIEARDGQVDNPFSKDAQVIAIQAARHYLGDRLVRVAKPHKILDPANGPLIAVRLHILTRKSLGGIHTNLDGQVLDADGETIGGLYAAGEVAGFGGGGYHGYNALEGTFLGGCLFSGLRVGRAAG; encoded by the coding sequence ATGCAGCAGTCTGACGCTATAGTTGTTGGAGCCGGATTGGCAGGCCTGGTGGCTGCCGCCGAGCTGGCTGATCGCGGTAGGAGCGTTATCATCGTCGATCAGGAAGGCGAGAACTCGCTGGGAGGTCAAGCCTTCTGGTCGCTCGGTGGTCTGTTCATGATTGATACCCCCGAGCAGCGTCGCTTGAAAATTGTCGACTCACCTGAGCTTGCATTGGCTGACTGGATGGGGTCGGCGCAATTTGATCGGCAAGAAGATTATTGGCCGAGGCGTTGGGCCGAAGCTTATCTGGAGTTTGCTGCCGGGGATATGCGCAGCTGGCTTCACGGCATGGGGATGCGCTGGTTTCCAGTGGTGGGTTGGGCTGAGCGCGGAGGTAGCCTTGCAACGGGCCATGGGAATTCAGTTCCGCGTTTTCATATTACCTGGGGTGTGGGTCCCGGGGTGATCGAGCCTTTCATTGCACGCGTAACTGCGCATGTGCATAGCGGTAGAATTCAACTGAAGTTTCGTCATCGAGTCAGTCAGCTGGATATGACAGATGGGGTTGTCGTCGGTGTGAGTGGTGAGCAACTTGCCGTCGACACGGTGGAACGAGGCCAGCAAAGTAGTCGCGATGTCATTGCGGATTTCAGTTTGCAGGCGAGTAGCGTCATTGTGAGCTCAGGCGGCATTGGCGGGAATCTTGATCTGGTACGTCAGAATTGGCCAGTCGATCGACTTGGCGTTGCACCTGCGTCAATGATTTCGGGCGTGCCTGCCTATGTCGACGGGCGTATGCACGGTATTGCAAAATCGGCAGGTGCCGGCTTGATCAATACGGATCGCATGTGGCATTACACGGAAGGTGTCAAGAACTGGGACCCCATCTGGCCTGCACATGGTATCCGGGTCCTGCCAGGGCCCTCATCGCTGTGGTTTGATGCGTTTGGTAATCGCCTGTCCGCACCGTGCCTGCCTGGGTTTGATACGAACTTCACGCTTAAAAGAATACTTGCTTCGGGTAAGGACTACTCGTGGTTCGTGCTGACTCAAAAGATCATCGAAAAGGAGTTTGCACTTTCTGGTTCTGAACAGAATCCGGATCTACGTTCGAAGAAATGGCTGGAAGTCATCAAGGCTCGTCTGGGGCGGGGGGCAACGGATGCCGTGGAGGCGTTCAAGCGTGAAGGTGAAGATTTCATTGTGACCGATACTCTGGATGAACTGGTAGCGGGAATGAATCGTTGTGCGGGCAACCAACTGCTGAACGTGGAATCCATGCGCCAGCAAATTGAGGCGCGAGACGGACAGGTGGATAATCCCTTCTCCAAGGATGCGCAGGTTATTGCGATCCAGGCGGCTCGCCACTATCTGGGTGACAGACTTGTAAGAGTGGCAAAGCCACACAAGATACTGGACCCAGCCAATGGGCCACTAATTGCCGTGCGATTACATATTCTCACACGCAAGTCACTGGGAGGCATCCATACGAATCTGGATGGTCAGGTGCTTGATGCAGATGGCGAGACGATTGGCGGTTTGTATGCAGCTGGTGAGGTCGCAGGATTTGGTGGCGGTGGCTACCACGGGTATAACGCACTGGAAGGTACGTTTCTGGGTGGTTGCCTGTTTTCGGGGCTACGGGTGGGGCGGGCGGCAGGTTAG
- the speB gene encoding agmatinase yields the protein MAIKLLGLPQDNNSSFLTGPALAPDRIREALQSDSANLFTESGYDLSDKSLWADAGNVSLTGLERQEAFDAIRSKVWELINAGGNVVSLGGDHSVAYPAIDAHASLHKGLNILHIDAHPDLYDDMLQNPFSHASPFARLMESGNIARLVQVGIRTLNAHQRDQAQRFGVEVHEMRDLSGVSEIAFDGPVYLSFDLDALDPAFAPGVSHFEPGGLSTRDVLTLIQSFSGKLIGADIVELNPHRDPYGMTAMVAAKVCKELISRLLDDKNDG from the coding sequence ATGGCCATAAAGTTACTGGGCCTTCCACAAGACAACAACTCCAGTTTTCTAACAGGCCCCGCGCTGGCACCGGATCGCATTCGTGAAGCACTGCAAAGCGATAGCGCGAACCTGTTTACCGAGTCCGGATATGACTTGAGCGACAAGTCGCTTTGGGCTGATGCAGGCAATGTATCTCTGACAGGGCTGGAGCGGCAAGAAGCCTTTGATGCTATTCGCAGCAAGGTTTGGGAGTTGATCAATGCGGGTGGCAATGTTGTCAGTCTCGGAGGCGATCATTCGGTGGCCTACCCTGCGATCGACGCCCACGCCAGCCTGCATAAAGGACTGAACATCTTGCATATCGATGCGCATCCTGATCTGTATGACGATATGCTGCAAAACCCGTTCAGTCACGCATCTCCTTTTGCGCGATTGATGGAAAGTGGCAACATCGCACGGCTAGTACAAGTGGGTATACGCACCCTGAATGCACACCAGCGCGATCAGGCCCAGCGGTTCGGAGTAGAGGTTCATGAGATGCGGGATTTGAGCGGCGTTTCGGAAATTGCCTTCGATGGCCCAGTCTATCTAAGCTTCGATCTGGATGCGCTTGACCCAGCATTTGCTCCGGGAGTATCTCATTTTGAACCCGGCGGCCTATCTACACGCGATGTTTTAACCCTCATTCAAAGTTTTAGCGGTAAATTGATCGGCGCTGATATCGTGGAACTCAACCCGCATCGTGATCCTTACGGTATGACGGCCATGGTTGCTGCCAAGGTGTGCAAAGAACTGATAAGTCGCCTGCTCGATGATAAAAACGACGGATAA